The following coding sequences lie in one Anoplolepis gracilipes chromosome 4, ASM4749672v1, whole genome shotgun sequence genomic window:
- the Sms gene encoding spermine synthase isoform X3, with amino-acid sequence MVAHTVLLDFTVSSSVIADMEKRSGLKLAIGNVLAEYFIGLKPLTESNIDGNLLVLYTGPRGSLITVRGYSEGLITLNIEYYKQDDQEALLTFELRYLEADVAMALNSQRSKHLPPIRRGTIYDLYLTLSDERLLEYDIDKLVFEARSPYQKVQIVHSKSLGNLLVLDELQNMSEADLIYTETLMQRGKENYAGKEIVILGGGDGGLLWELLKEKPKFVTMLEIDDIVMKACSQHMRSICGDCLDKRKGDNYEIIVGDCVKALAHMIEEGRQFDYVFGDLTDIPISTTPHGDAWDFIRLILNSSMKVLKPSGKYMTHGNGASCPESLKMYEEVLLQLCVPVTFTKDRAFVPSFFEDWIFYQVSLK; translated from the exons ATGGTGGCACATACAGTACTCCTGGACTTCACGGTGTCCAGTAGCGTAATCGCTGATATGGAAAAGCGATCGGGCTTGAAGTTGGCGATCGGGAACGTATTGGCGGAATATTTCATCGGTCTCAAGCCATTGACAGAATCTAATATTGATGGCAATTTGCTCGTTTTATATACTGGACCTAGGGGCAGTCTGATCACTGTCAGAGGATACTCGGAAGGTCTGATTACATTAAACATCGAATATTACAAGCAGGACGACCAGGAAGCACTGTTAACCTTTGAG TTGCGATACTTGGAAGCTGATGTTGCCATGGCTTTGAACAGCCAGCGCAGCAAGCACTTACCGCCAATAAGACGAGGAACCATATATGACCTCTATCTGACGCTATCAG ACGAACGGCTACTGGAATATGACATCGACAAGCTCGTGTTCGAGGCTAGATCACCGTATCAGAAGGTACAAATTGTACACTCCAAGTCACTGGGCAATCTGCTCGTACTCGACGAGCTACAAA ATATGTCCGAGGCAgatcttatatatacagaaacaCTGATGCAGCGTGGCAAAGAAAACTACGCTGGCAAGGAAATAGTGATACTTGGTGGTGGCGATGGCGGCCTATTATGGGAATTGTTGAAGGAAAAACCAAAGTTTGTCACAATGTTAGAA ATAGATGACATTGTCATGAAAGCTTGTAGTCAGCATATGCGAAGCATATGTGGCGATTGCCTAGATAAAAGAAAGGGCGATAATTATGAA ATTATTGTCGGAGATTGCGTGAAAGCATTAGCGCATATGATTGAGGAAGGACGACAGTTCGATTACGTCTTCGGTGATTTAACGGATATTCCTATTAGCACAACGCCACACGGTGATGCCTGGGACTTTATTAGACTAATTTTGAACTCTTCAATGAAAGTGTTGAAACCTTCTGGAAAGTATATGAcgcat GGAAATGGTGCGTCTTGTCCAGAATCCTTGAAAATGTATGAAGAGGTTCTATTACAACTTTGCGTGCCGGTCACGTTCACAAAAGATCGCGCCTTTGTCCCATCCTTTTTTGAGGATTGGATCTTCTATCAAGTCTCACTGAAATGA
- the LOC140664943 gene encoding transmembrane protein 242: MAESEDIAKTSVPKSAKQKEKIYSAVFLSTVASISAFAGFARAVGITKKQDPKHFGEGISGIKGVNETGASLAIRALGWGSLCAITGCGLFFYGIWKISGATNSEEFRLKMGSLLPKIPKNNPPQSRTEFDGLTDLLTYISEDWDRNKED, translated from the exons ATGGCGGAATCGGAGGACATTGCGAAAACGTCCGTTCCGAAATCTGcgaaacagaaagagaaaatatact ctGCAGTATTTTTAAGCACCGTCGCAAGTATTTCCGCTTTTGCTGGCTTTGCCAGAGCAGTGGGAATTACTAAAAAACAAGACCCAAAACACTTTGGAGAAGGAATTTCCGGCATTAAAGGAGTCAATGAAACAGGAGCATCGTTAGCAATACGAGCCCTTGGCTGGGGTTCGCTTTGTGCTATTACAGGATgtggtttatttttttatggaatcTGGAAAATATCTGGAGCCACGAATTCAGAAGAATTTAGGTTAAAAATGGGTTCTCTATTACCAAAAATACCAAAGAATAATCCACCTCAAAGCAGAACAGAATTTGATGGCTTAACAGATCTATTGACGTACATCTCAGAAGATTGGGATCGAAATAAAGAG GATTAA
- the LOC140664713 gene encoding very long chain fatty acid elongase 6, which yields MNKVDYMEVTLPNYSYIFNFEETFSHYETKQWMMKNWTNGFYYCGLYMILIFGGQLYMASRPRFELRGILCLWNTLLATFSIIGFTRTAPELIHVLRHHGLHHSICIPSFIEQDCVSGFWTWMFVLSKLPELGDTIFIVLRKQPLIFLHWYHHITVLLYSWFSYSEHTASARWYVVMNYCVHSIMYTYYALKAMRYRPPKAISMVITALQLAQMVIGCAINISAYQYLESGKGDCHITRMNIRFSFAMYLSYFVLFARFFHKTYLARKKADKKHFANSAPGHIGYNDKLKAN from the exons ATGAATAAGGTGGACTATATGGAGGTAACTCTTCcgaattattcttatatttttaattttgaagagACATTCAGCCACTACGAGACTAAGCAATGGATGATGAAGAATTGGACGAATGGTTTCTATTATTGCGGACTGTATATGATCTTAATATTCGGCGGGCAACTTTATATGGCCAGCAGGCCCAGATTCGAACTCAGGGGAATACTGTGTCTTTGGAATACGTTATTGGCTACCTTTTCTATCATCGGTTTCACCAGAACTGCGCCTGAATTAATTCACGTTTTAAGGCATCACGGATTACACCATAGCATTTGTATACCAAG CTTCATCGAGCAGGATTGCGTGTCGGGCTTTTGGACATGGATGTTCGTGTTGTCGAAGCTACCCGAATTAGGCGACACTATCTTTATCGTGTTGCGTAAACAGCCGTTGATCTTCCTACATTGGTACCATCACATTACCGTCCTACTGTATTCCTGGTTCTCGTATTCGGAGCATACCGCATCCGCGCGATGGTACGTCGTAATGAACTACTGCGTCCACTCGATCATGTACACCTACTACGCTCTCAAGGCGATGCGATACAGACCACCTAAAGCAATCTCCATGGTAATCACCGCACTACAGCTCGCCCAGATGGTGATCGGCTGCGCCATCAACATATCCGCCTACCAATACCTGGAGAGTGGCAAAGGGGACTGCCACATTACTCGCATGAATATCCGTTTTAGCTTCGCGATGTACTTAAGCTATTTTGTCTTATTCGCGCGATTCTTCCACAAGACGTACCTGGCCAGAAAGAAGGCCGACAAGAAGCACTTTGCTAATAGCGCACCTGGTCACATCGGCTATAATGATAAGCTCAAAGCCAACTAA
- the LOC140664712 gene encoding uncharacterized protein, giving the protein MIGKQSQPDNEDNQSRIKLITNKRRFLEEKSAQIEAEIKSCFNELAKALRSREKQLLRQAEAIHRQQLSLVETSVDFLPSSIAVLNDRSELEERIRQFGNIETHGLNGITVKDAEPYKVVDYQDANKDHVSFDKAITCQKIKDQHLSLPRCKDFISDYRTLRISSLPSTFKNHLQDSPNVKSNALKIFKNTLSLSGCSPLLIIKRKLGLTHVSLDGLHAFDKAYSQTIQSIEMSCKNTESCRLDILTNEEIESNLRELDKEVSSQDDSELIRYSKQRKKNYEHPIQVQQWLQQILAETEIEPAIHEIGQFSEISKVKLCNKL; this is encoded by the exons ATGATAGGCAAGCAAAGTCAGCCGGATAACGAGGACAATCAATcacgaataaaattgataacgaACAAACGGAGATTCTTGGAGGAGAAATCTGCTcag ATTGAGGCGGAAATCAAAAGCTGTTTCAATGAATTAGCAAAAGCTCTTCGATCTAGAGAGAAGCAGCTGCTACGTCAAGCCGAAGCTATTCATAGACAACAACTTTCGTTAGTAGAGACTTCGGTGGACTTTCTACCATCATCGATAGCAGTCTTGAATGATAGAAGCGAGCTGGAGGAGCGAATACGCCAATTTGGTAATATTGAGACACATGGATTGAATGGCATTACAGTAAAAGATGCGGAGCCATATAAGGTTGTAGATTATCAAGATGCTAATAAGGATCATGTTAGCTTTGACAAAGCAATCACATGCCAAAAAATCAAAGATCAACATCTGAGCCTTCCACGTTGCAAGGACTTTATATCTGATTACAGAACTCTGCGTATTTCAAGTTTGCCTTCCACTTTCAAAAATCATTTACAAGATTCGCCAAATGTCAAAAGTAATGCattgaagatttttaaaaatacattatccTTGTCAGGATGCTCgcctcttttaattataaaacgcAAACTTGGCCTAACGCATGTATCTTTAGATGGATTGCATGCTTTTGACAAAGCATATTCACAGACTATACAGTCCATTGAGATGTCTTGTAAAAACACAGAATCCTGTAGATTAGATATCTTGACAAATGAAGaaattgaaagtaatttaCGAGAATTAGATAAGGAAGTATCGAGTCAGGATGATTCTGAATTGATTAGATATTCAAAGCAACGAAAGAAAAACTATGAGCATCCGATACAGGTGCAGCAATGGTTACAACAAATTCTCGCAGAGACTGAAATAGAACCTGCGATTCATGAAATCGGGCAATTCTCAGAAATATCCAAGGTGAAACTCTGTAATAAACTATAA
- the Vimar gene encoding GTPase-GDP dissociation stimulator vimar, whose product MEGEAKHNIDELVDDLKHAVRLDTSQDECSNIGQILDSVVNISKTSIGETSELVIDEVFLTLLGHKSKQIVVKTTKAIAEIAKTEKGREKCTNVELVQALIDLLKNKDIDILTQASRALGNICYENENGKKLVREQDGLKVILTVLKESIALKNAEGASFLRNVSAGSLLNFLIDQEALHEEALKEDIVPTICSILEEDGTSGGEAAMHALLTLSLLNDANIIFLDERLTRVLIDVLVSDTSELCEMCLELLHGQAEDEKVKLLLAKTGVCDLLLKLLEKHGPHCNDEETRFVLKIACNLIVLILTGDDSMNFLYDDSKGAVYTKLVEWLESIDEDLQITAVLAMGNFARTDIHCKHMVEQGIHRKLLKLLQRNDSKFGDIRCQHALLSALRNLVIPTDNKSLILADGLIDVLYPMLDIPTFPVVFKLLGTLRIVIDGQREAAISLGRREDLIKRAVEWCGTADHPGVQGEANRLIAWIMNNSRDKQIALSIIKYGAVQHLVNMLLAQHALMQNEAILSLTILTRICPTESEELLIEADFGSNMREFFKARANDLDIHIVLNALSLLDSVVQSDRLKEHLKNCGLADVCKTLQLNKNENNATEIWTRVAALQTTLCTALDMS is encoded by the exons ATGGAAG GCGAAGCGAAGCATAATATCGATGAACTCGTTGATGATTTAAAACACGCTGTGAGACTTGATACTTCACAAGATGAATGTTCCAATATCGGTCAGATATTGGATTCTGTGGTGAATATTAGCAAAACTTCGATTGGAG AGACATCGGAACTAGTAATTGATGAAGTTTTCCTAACTTTGCTTGGACACAAGTCTAAACAGATTGTAGTAAAAACTACAAAAGCCATTGCAGAGATTGCAAAGACTGaaaagggaagagaaaaatgtaccAATGTAGAATTGGTACAAGCATTGATTGACTTGCTGAAGAATAAGGATATAGACATACTGACGCAAGCTTCCAGAGCTCTAGGAAATATCTGTTATGAAAATG agaATGGTAAAAAATTAGTGCGTGAACAGGATGGgttgaaagtaattttaacaGTGCTGAAGGAAAGTATTGCGTTAAAGAACGCCGAGGGTGCCAGCTTTCTGCGAAATGTGTCTGCTggttctttattaaattttttgatagatCAGGAAGCATTGCACGAAGAG GCACTCAAAGAAGACATAGTACCCACTATTTGCAGCATCTTGGAGGAAGATGGGACCAGTGGTGGCGAAGCGGCAATGCACGCGTTACTCACTCTTAGTTTATTAAACGACGCAAACATTATATTTCTCGATGAGAGATTAACGAGAGTTCTGATTGATGTGTTAGTCAGTGACACTTCCGAGTTATGCGAAATGTGTTTGGAATTATTACATGGTCAAGCCGAAGATg AAAAAGTGAAGTTATTGCTAGCCAAAACAGGAGTGTGCGATTTGCTTCtaaaattgttagaaaaaCATGGTCCACATTGCAACGACGAAGAAACGCGATTTGTTCTCAAAATTGCTTGCAACTTAATCGTTTTAATCTTAACTGGAG atGACAGCATGAACTTCCTTTATGATGACAGCAAGGGTGCTGTCTACACAAAGTTGGTAGAATGGCTAGAGAGCATTGACGAAGACTTACAGATTACCGCAGTTTTGGCTATGGGCAACTTTGCACGAACCGACATACATTGTAAGCATATGGTCGAACAGGGAATTCATCGGAAGCTGCTAAAACTCCTCCAAAGGAATGACAGCAAGTTTGGCGATATTAGATGCCAGCATGCTTTGCTCAGTGCTTTACGCAATCTCGTCATACCTACGGACAACAAATCGCTGATACTCGCCGATGGTCTTATCGATGTACTTTACCCGATGTTGGACATCCCTACCTTTCCCGTTGTTTTCAAATTGCTAGGAACGCTTAGGATAGTCATAGACGGCCAAA GAGAAGCAGCAATCTCCTTAGGACGAAGGGAGGACCTGATCAAGCGAGCGGTTGAGTGGTGCGGTACCGCGGATCACCCTGGCGTTCAGGGTGAAGCGAATCGGTTAATCGCTTGGATAATGAACAATAGCAG GGATAAGCAGATCGCTTTGTCGATTATCAAATATGGAGCAGTGCAACACTTGGTTAATATGCTTTTGGCACAGCATGCATTAATGCAAAATGAAGCAATATTGAGTCTGACGATATTAACGAGGATCTGTCCAACGGAATCTGAGGAGCTGCTAATCGAGGCGGATTTTGGGAGCAATATGCGCGAATTTTTTAAAGCGCGTGCCAATGATCTCGACATACATATTGTGCTAAACGCGCTATCTCTATTGGATAGCGTCGTGCAATCAG accGACTAAAAGAACATCTCAAAAACTGTGGATTAGCCGACGTGTGTAAAACTTTACAGTtgaacaaaaatgaaaataatgctACGGAAATCTGGACACGTG
- the Sms gene encoding spermine synthase isoform X2 — translation MVAHTVLLDFTVSSSVIADMEKRSGLKLAIGNVLAEYFIGLKPLTESNIDGNLLVLYTGPRGSLITVRGYSEGLITLNIEYYKQDDQEALLTFEQLRYLEADVAMALNSQRSKHLPPIRRGTIYDLYLTLSDERLLEYDIDKLVFEARSPYQKVQIVHSKSLGNLLVLDELQNMSEADLIYTETLMQRGKENYAGKEIVILGGGDGGLLWELLKEKPKFVTMLEIDDIVMKACSQHMRSICGDCLDKRKGDNYEIIVGDCVKALAHMIEEGRQFDYVFGDLTDIPISTTPHGDAWDFIRLILNSSMKVLKPSGKYMTHGNGASCPESLKMYEEVLLQLCVPVTFTKDRAFVPSFFEDWIFYQVSLK, via the exons ATGGTGGCACATACAGTACTCCTGGACTTCACGGTGTCCAGTAGCGTAATCGCTGATATGGAAAAGCGATCGGGCTTGAAGTTGGCGATCGGGAACGTATTGGCGGAATATTTCATCGGTCTCAAGCCATTGACAGAATCTAATATTGATGGCAATTTGCTCGTTTTATATACTGGACCTAGGGGCAGTCTGATCACTGTCAGAGGATACTCGGAAGGTCTGATTACATTAAACATCGAATATTACAAGCAGGACGACCAGGAAGCACTGTTAACCTTTGAG CAGTTGCGATACTTGGAAGCTGATGTTGCCATGGCTTTGAACAGCCAGCGCAGCAAGCACTTACCGCCAATAAGACGAGGAACCATATATGACCTCTATCTGACGCTATCAG ACGAACGGCTACTGGAATATGACATCGACAAGCTCGTGTTCGAGGCTAGATCACCGTATCAGAAGGTACAAATTGTACACTCCAAGTCACTGGGCAATCTGCTCGTACTCGACGAGCTACAAA ATATGTCCGAGGCAgatcttatatatacagaaacaCTGATGCAGCGTGGCAAAGAAAACTACGCTGGCAAGGAAATAGTGATACTTGGTGGTGGCGATGGCGGCCTATTATGGGAATTGTTGAAGGAAAAACCAAAGTTTGTCACAATGTTAGAA ATAGATGACATTGTCATGAAAGCTTGTAGTCAGCATATGCGAAGCATATGTGGCGATTGCCTAGATAAAAGAAAGGGCGATAATTATGAA ATTATTGTCGGAGATTGCGTGAAAGCATTAGCGCATATGATTGAGGAAGGACGACAGTTCGATTACGTCTTCGGTGATTTAACGGATATTCCTATTAGCACAACGCCACACGGTGATGCCTGGGACTTTATTAGACTAATTTTGAACTCTTCAATGAAAGTGTTGAAACCTTCTGGAAAGTATATGAcgcat GGAAATGGTGCGTCTTGTCCAGAATCCTTGAAAATGTATGAAGAGGTTCTATTACAACTTTGCGTGCCGGTCACGTTCACAAAAGATCGCGCCTTTGTCCCATCCTTTTTTGAGGATTGGATCTTCTATCAAGTCTCACTGAAATGA
- the Sms gene encoding spermine synthase isoform X1, producing the protein MVAHTVLLDFTVSSSVIADMEKRSGLKLAIGNVLAEYFIGLKPLTESNIDGNLLVLYTGPRGSLITVRGYSEGLITLNIEYYKQDDQEALLTFEFAKELEAALQTAATATRSHTLTPIKRGGPFERYFPTADERLLEYDIDKLVFEARSPYQKVQIVHSKSLGNLLVLDELQNMSEADLIYTETLMQRGKENYAGKEIVILGGGDGGLLWELLKEKPKFVTMLEIDDIVMKACSQHMRSICGDCLDKRKGDNYEIIVGDCVKALAHMIEEGRQFDYVFGDLTDIPISTTPHGDAWDFIRLILNSSMKVLKPSGKYMTHGNGASCPESLKMYEEVLLQLCVPVTFTKDRAFVPSFFEDWIFYQVSLK; encoded by the exons ATGGTGGCACATACAGTACTCCTGGACTTCACGGTGTCCAGTAGCGTAATCGCTGATATGGAAAAGCGATCGGGCTTGAAGTTGGCGATCGGGAACGTATTGGCGGAATATTTCATCGGTCTCAAGCCATTGACAGAATCTAATATTGATGGCAATTTGCTCGTTTTATATACTGGACCTAGGGGCAGTCTGATCACTGTCAGAGGATACTCGGAAGGTCTGATTACATTAAACATCGAATATTACAAGCAGGACGACCAGGAAGCACTGTTAACCTTTGAG TTTGCCAAAGAATTGGAAGCGGCATTGCAGACAGCGGCAACCGCTACACGGTCGCACACGCTTACCCCAATTAAACGCGGTGGACCTTTTGAGAGATACTTTCCTACCGCTG ACGAACGGCTACTGGAATATGACATCGACAAGCTCGTGTTCGAGGCTAGATCACCGTATCAGAAGGTACAAATTGTACACTCCAAGTCACTGGGCAATCTGCTCGTACTCGACGAGCTACAAA ATATGTCCGAGGCAgatcttatatatacagaaacaCTGATGCAGCGTGGCAAAGAAAACTACGCTGGCAAGGAAATAGTGATACTTGGTGGTGGCGATGGCGGCCTATTATGGGAATTGTTGAAGGAAAAACCAAAGTTTGTCACAATGTTAGAA ATAGATGACATTGTCATGAAAGCTTGTAGTCAGCATATGCGAAGCATATGTGGCGATTGCCTAGATAAAAGAAAGGGCGATAATTATGAA ATTATTGTCGGAGATTGCGTGAAAGCATTAGCGCATATGATTGAGGAAGGACGACAGTTCGATTACGTCTTCGGTGATTTAACGGATATTCCTATTAGCACAACGCCACACGGTGATGCCTGGGACTTTATTAGACTAATTTTGAACTCTTCAATGAAAGTGTTGAAACCTTCTGGAAAGTATATGAcgcat GGAAATGGTGCGTCTTGTCCAGAATCCTTGAAAATGTATGAAGAGGTTCTATTACAACTTTGCGTGCCGGTCACGTTCACAAAAGATCGCGCCTTTGTCCCATCCTTTTTTGAGGATTGGATCTTCTATCAAGTCTCACTGAAATGA